The following are encoded in a window of Torulaspora globosa chromosome 4, complete sequence genomic DNA:
- the SKY1 gene encoding serine/threonine protein kinase SKY1 (ancestral locus Anc_8.732), whose protein sequence is MGSSINYPGFMGKTHTSGKITQSLQNAGSKVTEGEVIGHQNIMTERDDSRIFKKHLIEKGSSKKIAPLVTASATSNLSLALKNGNGGDVGGEGLGVKADSVGAIYEDEENDYDDYSSCDEKNEESLKDYKPGGYHPAFKSERYKDGRYVLVRKLGWGHFSTVWLARDLQSLKNNHVAMKIVRSDRVYTEAALDEIKLLKRVRSNIEDDHLGARYILKLLDNFVHTGPNGDHIVMVFEVLGENLLALIKKYEHRGIPMIYVKQISKQLLLGLDYMHRQCGVIHTDIKPENVLMEIGDVEGIVHMVELMDKQKKDLKRLRRNTSIDWSSSSSPNHSSGIQQAAPISSSSSSNALETTTPLQRVPSRRTRRHSIITGSQPLPSPLSSTNFHEMKAQFLGHSNSSSVSSSQWHSFVHSKSNVAIPHQNITVNGGRSTQINEEQLANSLSSLDISQGEEPLLNAADTSSIVTPDSSVIQIKIADLGNACWYDEHYTSSIQTREYRAPEVLLGAPWGCSADIWSAACLIFELITGDLLFEPDEGHSYTKDDDHIAQILELLGEFPSYLQTHGKYTRSFFNSRGQLRNISKLKHWPLKAVLTEKYNFPPAEAQEITDFLLPMFNLDPRKRADAGGLINHPWLKDTLGMKNIGLPERKLYGSGSDIPGWYQEVTGHPRH, encoded by the coding sequence ATGGGCTCCTCCATCAACTATCCAGGTTTTATGGGCAAGACACATACCAGTGGTAAAATAACCCAGAGTTTGCAAAATGCAGGTTCAAAAGTTACCGAAGGAGAGGTCATCGGTCATCAGAACATCATGACGGAAAGAGATGATTCAagaattttcaagaaacatCTAATCGAAAAAGGCAGCTCCAAAAAGATCGCCCCGCTGGTTACTGCGTCGGCAACGTCAAACTTATCTctggctttgaagaatggaaACGGTGGAGATGTGGGCGGTGAAGGCCTGGGTGTGAAAGCCGATTCTGTTGGTGCAATCTATGAGGATGAGGAGAACGATTACGATGATTATTCCTCATGTGATGAGAAAAATGAGGAATCATTGAAGGACTATAAGCCCGGCGGATATCACCCTGCGTTCAAAAGTGAGAGGTACAAAGATGGTAGATATGTGCTCGTAAGGAAACTGGGTTGGGGCCATTTCTCGACTGTTTGGCTAGCTCGAGATCTgcaaagtttgaaaaaCAATCACGTTGCCATGAAAATTGTTAGAAGCGATAGAGTTTATACAGAGGCGGCGCTAGACGAGATTAAGCTGCTTAAAAGAGTACGAAGCAATATCGAGGATGATCATTTAGGCGCCAGAtatatcttgaaattgtTGGATAATTTCGTTCATACGGGGCCTAATGGAGATCATATCGTAATGGTTTTCGAGGTGTTGGGTGAAAACTTGCTGGCACTTATCAAAAAATATGAGCACCGCGGCATACCGATGATTTATGTGAAGCAAATTTCAAAAcagctgcttcttggtttgGATTACATGCACAGGCAATGTGGAGTTATCCACACAGATATCAAGCCAGAGAACGTGCTAATGGAAATTGGTGATGTTGAAGGAATAGTACATATGGTGGAACTCATGGATAAACAAAAGAAGGATCTAAAAAGACTGCGCAGAAATACCTCAATTGACTGgtcatcctcttcttcgcccAATCATTCGAGTGGTATCCAACAAGCAGCGCCAAtatcttcgtcatcttcgagcAATGCTCTCGAGACAACAACACCTTTGCAAAGGGTTCCAAGCAGACGAACAAGACGTCATTCAATCATAACAGGTTCACAACCCTTACCATCGCCTTTAAGTTCAACTAATTTTCACGAGATGAAGGCCCAATTTTTGGGACATAGCAATTCTAGCAGTGTTTCATCTTCACAGTGGCATAGTTTTGTCCATTCAAAGAGCAACGTGGCCATTCCTCACCAAAATATAACAGTAAATGGGGGTCGCAGCACTCAAATCAATGAGGAACAATTAGCAAATTCTCTCTCATCATTAGACATATCTCAGGGCGAAGAACCACTGCTAAATGCAGCAGACACATCATCGATAGTAACTCCGGACAGCAGTGTCATACAGATAAAAATTGCTGACTTAGGTAACGCCTGCTGGTACGATGAGCATTATACCAGCTCTATTCAGACCAGGGAGTATAGAGCGCCAGAGGTCTTGCTAGGGGCCCCCTGGGGATGTAGTGCTGATATTTGGTCTGCGGCTTGTTTGATTTTTGAGCTGATTACAGGTGATCTTTTGTTCGAACCAGACGAGGGCCATTCTTACACCAAAGACGACGATCATATTGCACAAATCTTAGAGCTTTTAGGCGAATTTCCTTCATATCTGCAGACGCACGGGAAATACACGagatccttcttcaactcgAGAGGCCAACTGAGGAACATTTCCAAATTGAAACACTGGCCTTTGAAGGCCGTTCTCACCGAAAAATACAACTTCCCTCCGGcagaagctcaagaaattACCGACTTCCTATTGCCAATGTTCAACCTGGAtccaagaaaaagagcAGATGCCGGTGGGCTGATCAATCACCCCTGGCTCAAAGATACTTTGGGAATGAAAAATATCGGTCTACCCGAGAGGAAGCTATACGGAAGCGGTTCAGATATTCCTGGCTGGTACCAAGAAGTTACGGGACATCCTAGGCATTAA
- the SCJ1 gene encoding Scj1p (ancestral locus Anc_8.730): MLLRLAVLFSLLLVPLSLAQDYYAILGVSKDATDKEIKSSYRQLSKKFHPDKNPGDEEAHHRFIEIGEAYEVLSDPEKRKLFDQYGADAFKNGGAGGPNGGSGSGFHDPFDIFEQMFNRGGGRPGGGGFGHMQRPRGHNLKVREELSLKEYYKGATLDFSLALNDICDHCGGTGSEDGQVTKCPDCQGRGVVVQVIRMGMMTQQIQQMCGRCGGQGNVIKNHCTRCHGSKVVKKQKPFHVGVPRGAARHYTETRHGESDKGADFEPGDVFIEFHEKKTNNMGYRRRGPHLYRTEVLSAREALTGGWKKEIEFLDETKRISIARPKNAVVHDGEVERIAGFGMPTPGGKHGFGDLFIEYRVVMPKEFSKGGMRDEL, encoded by the coding sequence ATGCTGTTGCGTCTGGCCGTACTATTTTCGCTGTTGTTGGTGCCACTGAGTTTGGCTCAAGATTACTATGCTATACTAGGCGTTAGTAAAGATGCAACTGAtaaagagatcaagtcGTCGTACAGACAACTATCGAAGAAGTTCCACCCAGATAAGAACCCCGGggatgaagaagctcacCACAGGTTCATCGAAATCGGCGAAGCATACGAAGTGTTGAGCGATCCTGAAAAGCGGAAGCTGTTTGATCAATATGGTGCCGATGCGTTCAAAAATGGCGGCGCTGGAGGGCCTAACGGTGGCTCTGGAAGTGGATTCCACGATCCATTCGACATCTTTGAGCAAATGTTCAACAGAGGCGGCGGGAGACCCGGCGGCGGAGGGTTTGGCCACATGCAGAGGCCTCGAGGACACAACTTAAAAGTACGCGAAGAGCTGTCGCTTAAGGAGTATTACAAGGGTGCTACGCTAGATTTCAGCCTGGCGCTTAACGATATCTGTGATCATTGCGGCGGCACTGGATCGGAAGACGGACAGGTAACCAAGTGTCCAGATTGCCAGGGCCGCGGTGTTGTAGTACAAGTAATCAGGATGGGTATGATGACGCAGCAAATCCAGCAGATGTGTGGCAGATGCGGCGGCCAAGGAAATGTGATCAAGAACCACTGCACGAGGTGCCATGGCAGCAAGGTTgtcaagaagcaaaaacCGTTCCACGTGGGAGTCCCCAGGGGTGCTGCGAGACACTACACAGAGACCAGGCATGGCGAATCGGATAAAGGCGCTGATTTCGAGCCAGGCGATGTGTTCATCGAGTTTCacgagaagaaaacaaaTAACATGGGCTACAGAAGACGCGGACCGCATTTGTACAGGACAGAGGTGCTCAGCGCCCGTGAAGCGTTGACGGGAGgctggaagaaagagatcGAGTTCCTGGACGAGACTAAGAGAATAAGCATTGCGAGACCCAAGAACGCCGTTGTCCACGACGGGGAGGTGGAGCGCATCGCCGGCTTTGGAATGCCGACTCCCGGCGGAAAGCACGGCTTCGGCGACCTCTTCATAGAGTACAGGGTTGTTATGCCCAAGGAATTTTCCAAGGGTGGCATGAGAGACGAGTTGTAG
- the CAF20 gene encoding Caf20p (ancestral locus Anc_8.729), protein MGGTATNSYRDVQRSTCAESMVRYTIEELFHLKPSETLTPNFDAAEFRAMLEKVKQLQALKEEEFLAHHGGHFNRRRSSHHHGKPKIKHTKPKVTTDSDGWSTFEAKKKGSGDEEEEENPREAAPVQVAQETLKIKPNKNISSSRPADAKDIITDKPTLSFNAFAALESEDEDDEE, encoded by the coding sequence ATGGGAGGGACAGCAACGAATTCCTACCGAGACGTCCAGAGATCTACGTGCGCTGAATCAATGGTTAGATATACTATCGAAGAGTTATTCCACTTGAAACCAAGCGAAACCCTTACGCCCAATTTTGATGCCGCGGAATTCAGGGCCATGCTTGAAAAGGTCAAGCAActtcaagctttgaaggaggaggagttTCTAGCCCATCATGGCGGCCATTTCAACCGTAGGAGATCCTCTCACCACCACGGAAAACCCAAGATCAAACACACCAAGCCAAAGGTGACCACCGACTCCGATGGTTGGTCTACTTTCGAagctaagaagaagggcaGCGgcgatgaggaggaggaggagaatCCCAGGGAGGCTGCCCCTGTTCAAGTCGCACAAGAGACTTTAAAAATCAAGCCAAACAAAAATATTTCGTCATCCAGACCGGCTGACGCTAAGGACATAATTACCGACAAACCCACTTTAAGCTTCAACGCGTTTGCAGCGCTTGAAAGcgaagacgaagatgacgaagaataG
- the CEF1 gene encoding Cef1p (ancestral locus Anc_8.728) has translation MAPIPLYVKGGVWSNLEDQIVKAAIQKYGTHQWSKVASLLHKKTAKQCETRWNEYLNPKLNFSEFTREEDARLLDLAGRLPNQWRSIADAMGRTAQVCIERYNKLLAEDEQDSELNLGSSLEFNVGDLNPKSDTIAAKPDGNELGDDEREMLAEARARLLNTQGKKATRKVRERMLEESKRIAQLQKRRELKQAGVRTAIKLPKKRFATELDYNQDVIYEQAPLPGVYDTSQEDARLAKEFQEFEKKVERRGLNKDQTSSGHLPRSAKDNRPDVGLGQVNKGNFGPKTLTDEYKKPALSLPKPGSRAAVSEEDIQLKRRKILANHLDEPLLKIEGDQNIPTQLETKEPLSERMDKKAYLRSLFAALPEAKNDFEVVLESEEEEVADDDDETAAPSTGKESASQSPSLSGKTVESLELPNERIPLKLQSLNEARLPTPPFRENPKDDFELTFNELVATSLMKEDYQQPKDYQAYLHEVENEMKHVQIAGTGQSSEQWQPPALDELLESIRSRHHDICELQKQMSYIEPIASQNDQISRNICGEQLARVRTLQHRYYVNYKMYQDEVKGIHARRQRLEADIEQTKKTAQLH, from the coding sequence ATGGCGCCAATTCCGCTGTATGTGAAGGGTGGTGTGTGGTCGAACTTGGAAGATCAGATTGTGAAAGCTGCCATACAGAAGTATGGAACACACCAATGGAGCAAGGTAGCGTCACTGCTGCACAAGAAAACTGCAAAACAATGCGAGACGAGATGGAACGAATACTTGAATCCGAAGTTGAATTTCAGTGAGTTTACCAGGGAAGAAGATGCTAGGCTGCTGGATTTGGCCGGCAGACTGCCTAATCAATGGAGATCGATCGCGGATGCAATGGGTCGGACTGCACAGGTCTGTATCGAGCGATATAACAAACTGCTGGCCGAAGATGAGCAGGACTCCGAATTGAACTTGGGGTCATCATTGGAGTTTAATGTGGGAGATTTGAATCCGAAATCTGACACTATAGCGGCCAAACCGGATGGTAACGAGCTGGGTGATGACGAACGAGAGATGCTGGCTGAAGCTAGAGCACGTTTACTGAATACACAGGGGAAGAAGGCCACGAGGAAGGTACGAGAGAGAATGTTggaagaatcaaagagaatCGCTCAATTGCAAAAGCGGCGGGAATTGAAGCAAGCTGGCGTTAGAACCGCAATAAAACTgccgaagaagaggttCGCTACGGAGCTAGATTACAACCAGGATGTTATCTATGAGCAGGCGCCTCTGCCTGGAGTGTACGATACGTCGCAGGAAGATGCGAGGTTGGCGAAGGAATTTCAAGAGTTCGAGAAAAAGGTTGAGCGACGGGGACTGAATAAGGACCAGACGTCCTCTGGTCACTTGCCAAGAAGTGCCAAAGACAACAGACCGGATGTCGGCCTCGGGCAAGTCAACAAAGGCAATTTTGGACCAAAGACTCTGACGGATGAGTATAAGAAACCCGCTTTGTCTCTGCCGAAACCAGGCTCTAGAGCGGCCGTCTCAGAGGAAGATATACAGCTGAAAAGACGTAAAATACTGGCGAATCACCTCGATGAGCCcctcttgaagatcgaGGGTGACCAGAACATTCCCACCCAGCTTGAGACGAAAGAACCACTCTCAGAACGAATGGATAAGAAAGCGTACCTGCGCAGCCTCTTTGCTGCTCTTCCTGAAGCTAAAAACGACTTCGAGGTTGTGCTagaaagcgaagaagaagaagtagctgatgatgatgatgaaacgGCAGCGCCATCTACAGGGAAGGAATCCGCTTCACAAAGTCCGTCCCTCTCTGGCAAGACGGTCGAAAGCTTGGAGCTGCCGAACGAGAGAATACCACTGAAGCTGCAAAGCCTGAACGAGGCTCGCTTGCCGACCCCACCGTTCAGGGAGAACCCAAAGGACGATTTCGAGCTGACCTTCAACGAGCTTGTTGCAACGTCCCTGATGAAGGAAGACTACCAGCAACCCAAGGACTACCAAGCTTACCTGCATGAGGTTGAAAATGAAATGAAGCATGTGCAGATTGCGGGCACCGGCCAATCGTCCGAGCAATGGCAGCCTCCAGCGCTAGACGAACTGTTAGAATCCATAAGATCCAGGCATCATGATATCTGCGAATTACAGAAGCAAATGTCGTACATCGAACCCATTGCATCTCAGAACGATCAAATTTCCAGAAACATCTGTGGAGAACAGCTCGCTCGCGTGCGAACCTTACAGCACAGATACTACGTCAATTACAAAATGTACCAAGACGAAGTCAAAGGCATCCATGCAAGAAGGCAGAGACTGGAAGCAGACATCGAACAGACTAAGAAGACCGCTCAACTTCACTAA
- the EFR3 gene encoding Efr3p (ancestral locus Anc_8.727): protein MRFFTPKHQKLVNQCYPSGRTTDKKPKSSETSYLLYYVNSRRSKLEKVSIYLVKRTAVDLNRRRVGNVAVTLELMAKIVSNCKENLNVFVKDFLHIMRKILSNNNFNNDVSIVELVEEAFSAICKNVDGALCNGDADFVQMYQEFAELYFRVVREMLQNDDLLLKGCIDISYTSSLASSPQINHFIPQSVDLVLHKFVERHPVFKIAYLETANDQTMSKRLSRTQTRTAGLDDVLDSGADLSIKALQSYFTTTETDKLTLSIRALLQFIQQNPNRNLLEFICNGIPVQLRYIVVLLLVRQLNDSSSQPIIVMKLVSSLLVSNVSIVGLSVLDMMRRILKFQLENVGNAEIVDQCCATLTDLNNKIYYRGQTSDMLYEFLLKLRSTKKEEERVVMNNDIKALIRHIEKPCISLELFLDVAPYTGSAEQVRLFDTVEEQVSGGLHLSKLYQLVRQMDSEQEQKVLMQKIFKKYKSFALLSGLNYFTENVSSPEATYYFYHIEASNFLNLEDYRSQAEFKRETNDLFTKDDLINFYSDAGSNKFSKKGAQILMSQNNQISTSDLLCENNLRSNPVNITRDSSIDALAAANTMNNQKANGHKDYRSVNLEDNRSVSKVRSWKSLRHAAPKVEDLKKVMIGNKSSKNRDMSLRGSQSVKSRVTNITFLLSELKSIDDETSHIHDPDEDEIVGLDKTDLARSHSLKALSSNGVSDSKRQSLHKNDQDEDEFQDAANDVTLTGTRGKLF from the coding sequence ATGCGATTTTTCACCCCGAAGCACCAAAAATTGGTCAACCAGTGCTATCCGTCCGGTAGAACCACAGATAAGAAGCCAAAATCTTCCGAAACTTCATACCTTTTGTATTATGTCAACTCCAGACGCAGCAAGCTGGAGAAAGTGAGTATTTACTTGGTCAAGAGGACCGCGGTTGACTTGAATCGTCGAAGAGTGGGAAATGTGGCAGTGACGCTTGAACTGATGGCCAAGATTGTcagcaattgcaaagaGAATCTGAATGTCTTTGTTAAGGATTTCTTACACATAATGAGAAAGATTCTGTCGAACAATAATTTCAATAATGACGTCTCGATAGTGGAGCTCGTTGAAGAGGCATTTTCCGCAATCTGTAAGAATGTAGATGGTGCACTCTGCAATGGTGACGCGGACTTTGTTCAAATGTACCAGGAGTTTGCAGAGCTGTATTTCCGTGTTGTTAGGGAAATGCTACAAAACGACGATCTCCTATTGAAGGGCTGCATCGACATCTCATATACTAGCAGTTTGGCAAGCAGCCCGCAAATCAATCATTTCATACCTCAGTCGGTGGATCTGGTGCTCCACAAGTTTGTGGAGAGACACCCAGTTTTCAAGATCGCGTACCTTGAGACTGCGAACGATCAAACCATGAGTAAAAGGCTAAGTCGCACTCAGACTCGGACGGCAGGACTGGACGACGTGCTTGATAGCGGAGCGGATCTATCAATCAAGGCGTTACAGTCCTATTTCACAACAACCGAGACTGACAAGCTAACGTTATCGATTCGCGCCTTACTGCAGTTCATACAGCAGAATCCCAACAGGAACCTGTTGGAGTTTATATGTAACGGCATACCGGTACAATTGAGATACATTGTGGTGCTGCTTTTGGTAAGGCAGCTGAACGACAGTTCTTCGCAACCCATCATTGTTATGAAGCTGGTGTCGTCTCTGTTAGTCTCGAACGTTAGTATTGTGGGCCTGAGCGTTCTCGACATGATGAGAAGGATACTCAAATTTCAATTGGAGAATGTTGGCAATGCCGAAATAGTAGATCAATGCTGTGCAACGCTGACAGATCTTAACAACAAGATATACTATAGAGGACAAACCTCAGACATGCTTTATGAAtttcttttgaagctcaGGTCCaccaagaaggaggaagaacgTGTTGTGATGAATAACGACATTAAGGCACTTATTCGGCATATAGAAAAGCCGTGTATAAGCCTAGAATTGTTTCTTGATGTGGCTCCATATACTGGAAGTGCCGAGCAGGTACGGCTCTTTGATACAGTCGAGGAGCAAGTCTCTGGTGGTCTGCATCTTTCTAAGCTGTATCAACTGGTTCGCCAGATGGATTCagaacaagaacagaaaGTGCTAATGCaaaaaatcttcaaaaagTACAAAAGTTTCGCATTGCTCTCAGGCTTGAACTATTTCACTGAAAACGTTTCAAGTCCAGAGGCTACGTACTACTTTTATCACATTGAAGCCTCGAACTTCTTAAATTTGGAAGATTATAGATCGCAAGCGGAATTCAAAAGGGAAACAAATGACTTGTTCACGAAAGATGATTTGATTAACTTTTATTCCGATGCAGGTTCCAATAAATTCAGTAAGAAAGGTGCACAAATTTTGATGTCCCAAAACAATCAAATATCGACGTCTGATCTTCTTTGCGAGAACAACCTACGCTCGAATCCTGTAAACATAACTCGAGATTCTTCGATTGATGCGCTAGCTGCTGCCAACACGATGAATAACCAAAAGGCAAACGGCCATAAGGACTACCGTTCCGTAAATCTAGAAGACAACCGGTCTGTTAGTAAGGTCCGATCGTGGAAAAGCCTACGACATGCGGCGCCAAAAGTTgaagatctgaagaaggtgaTGATTGGAAATAAATCATCTAAAAACCGAGATATGTCCTTACGAGGCTCCCAATCGGTCAAATCCAGAGTAACCAATATCACTTTCCTGCTCAGCGAACTCAAAAGTATTGATGACGAAACAAGTCACATTCACGATCCtgacgaggatgaaattGTTGGACTGGACAAGACTGACCTGGCCAGGTCTCATTCTCTAAAAGCACTGTCATCCAACGGTGTCAGTGACTCCAAACGCCAATCGCTACATAAAAACGACcaggacgaagatgaatttcaagatgCGGCTAATGATGTTACTCTGACAGGAACTCGAGGCAAATTATTTTGA
- the RIM20 gene encoding Rim20p (ancestral locus Anc_8.726), with protein sequence MTELLCVPFKQTLAIDLQKELSNLIDSTTYQTSSFFADDISKISALREKACDSEVSETKLDNLKQYLNCLTDLKEKFPDNRIKFTWFQTLSQKSYTSSQYSIEFEKLNVLYNVAAVYSLLAMNANDGSLLALKKLCSYFQLSAGCFQYIVDHLQDTKEPVFDKFTGLTLVSMMLAQAQECFWFKAVQDDHKDSLISRLAEQTSQLYDEAFLYSKKSHLVRSDWNNHLKQKSAHFKAVALYRNALALGQNGNHGAMVRSLRMALEAIKNSNLPSRNEFVPKIEDALKNTERDNDFIYLQPVPSHIPPIKPALMVKPPSIEGVLNDERSSDDKLFKALVPIHVIESCSAYSERQQAYVEEHVVRPLKALNKLLVDQLPKYELPSNLKTASKEELLHVELSLQDQRQNNSRIKGLLEEIRYCLEKESKTYDNLSARYGSINWTLPESSKLNSAFYEKLESLQKYLKQGQSVDDETTALFRSIDQDLITSDIKLPESNSAIVKECNQVIAERNDYSAKVLLKSSEYRILPKVISEYRKSGESDFEGLFREHLKHFDIDLAYVKEQSIKNQILSEKIQAEDSSKTVKRLESREIYIEDLRFSLQSLEDVKENIEEGANFYQTLMQSGHALLTEVEQFEASRTEQGRELEKRLTAKRSDQ encoded by the coding sequence ATGACCGAATTACTATGTGTTCCTTTCAAGCAGACCTTGGCAATTGACCTTCAAAAGGAGCTTTCCAATCTGATAGACTCTACAACGTACCAGACCTCGTCTTTCTTTGCCGATGACATATCCAAAATATCTGCTTTAAGAGAAAAGGCTTGCGACTCTGAGGTCAGCGAAACGAAATTAGATAACCTCAAGCAATATCTGAACTGCCTCACGGACCTGAAAGAGAAGTTTCCTGATAATCGAATTAAATTTACGTGGTTTCAAACCCTTTCCCAGAAGTCATATACTAGTTCACAGTACTCTATTGAATtcgagaaattgaatgtGCTATACAATGTGGCTGCGGTCTACTCTTTACTAGCAATGAATGCGAATGATGGCTCTTTGCTGGccctgaagaagctttgTTCCTACTTTCAACTTAGTGCCGGTTGTTTCCAGTATATAGTCGATCACTTGCAAGATACCAAGGAGCCAGTGTTTGACAAATTCACCGGTCTGACATTAGTCAGCATGATGTTAGCTCAAGCTCAGGAGTGTTTTTGGTTCAAAGCAGTTCAGGACGACCATAAAGATTCTCTAATATCACGGCTGGCGGAACAGACGTCTCAATTGTACGATGAAGCCTTTCTCTATTCGAAGAAAAGTCATCTGGTGAGAAGCGATTGGAATAATCATTTAAAGCAGAAAAGTGCCCATTTTAAAGCGGTCGCTTTGTACAGAAATGCACTTGCGTTGGGGCAGAATGGAAATCATGGAGCAATGGTCAGATCCCTGCGAATGGCACTGGAGGCAATTAAGAACAGTAACTTACCATCAAGGAACGAGTTCGTGCcaaagattgaagatgcATTGAAAAATACCGAGCGTGATAATGACTTTATATACTTGCAACCGGTTCCGTCGCATATTCCACCAATAAAGCCGGCCCTGATGGTGAAACCCCCGTCAATAGAAGGCGTTCTCAACGATGAACGAAGTTCAGATGATAAGCTGTTCAAGGCACTGGTGCCTATTCATGTCATAGAGTCGTGCTCAGCCTACTCGGAGAGACAACAAGCTTACGTGGAGGAGCATGTTGTCCGCCCTCTAAAGGCCCTTAATAAGTTACTCGTGGATCAGCTTCCAAAGTATGAGTTACCTTCGAACTTGAAGACCGCTTCAAAGGAGGAGCTGTTGCATGTTGAACTATCTCTGCAAGATCAACGGCAGAATAATTCCAGGATCAAAGGTCTTCTGGAGGAGATAAGGTACTGCCTCGAGAAGGAGTCCAAAACATATGATAACCTGAGCGCCCGATATGGCAGTATCAATTGGACATTACCGGAATCGTCCAAGCTGAATAGTGCCTTCTACGAGAAGCTCGAATCACTGCAAAAGTACCTAAAACAAGGGCAGTCGGTTGATGATGAAACCACTGCTTTGTTTCGGTCTATTGATCAAGACCTTATCACATCCGATATAAAACTGCCTGAAAGTAACAGCGCTATTGTAAAAGAATGCAACCAAGTGATAGCGGAGCGCAATGATTACTCTGCAAAAGTGCTTCTAAAATCCTCAGAATATAGAATTCTTCCCAAGGTTATCAGCGAATATCGGAAAAGCGGTGAGAGCGATTTCGAAGGTCTCTTCAGAGAGCACCTCAAACACTTTGACATTGATCTTGCATATGTCAAGGAACAAAGCATTAAAAACCAGATTTTATCTGAAAAGATCCAAGCCGAGGATAGTTCAAAGACAGTGAAGCGTCTGGAATCCCGTGAGATATACAttgaagatcttcgattttCGTTGCAGTCACTAGAGGACGTGAAAGAAAATATCGAAGAAGGCGCTAATTTTTATCAGACGCTCATGCAATCTGGCCACGCCTTATTGACTGAGGTTGAACAATTCGAAGCTTCGCGCACGGAACAGGGAAGAGAGCTTGAGAAACGTTTAACTGCCAAGAGGTCAGATCAGTAG